From a single Sphingobium lignivorans genomic region:
- a CDS encoding ABC transporter permease, with amino-acid sequence MIRLAFAYLRDRPLMTALNVLLLAFAVATLVILLSVSTQLGSRFERDARGIDLVVGAKGSPLQLILSSIYHVDAPTGNIPLDSVDLLRADPSVRQVIPLALGDNFRGYRIVGTEPAYADHFGAKLAEGRVFAGPHEVVIGAGVAEALGMKLGQRFVGSHGLEADEGAGEHEHSPFTAVGILAPTGSVVDRLILTSVQSVWDVHGIAHHHEAEEHHDDEAGEHHDHEAEAHHEHEPNLTGREDLKPEVTALLVSYKSAFGAVRLPIMINRQTNMQAAVPAIETARLLSLLGVGIDGARAFAWLLAATGGLSIFVALLAAATAREGDLALLRIMGASPWQVFGTILAEGLIIAMAGAGAGVVLGHAALALATRMFAQLGDFGFDPFALPPGEGSIVLAVLAIGLVAALIPGLRVFRTDLVRTLARTS; translated from the coding sequence ATGATCCGCCTTGCATTTGCCTATCTGCGCGATCGGCCGCTGATGACGGCGCTCAACGTGCTTCTTCTCGCCTTCGCCGTCGCGACCCTGGTGATCCTGCTCTCGGTATCGACACAGCTCGGCTCGCGCTTCGAGCGGGATGCGCGCGGCATCGATCTAGTGGTGGGTGCGAAAGGCTCGCCGCTGCAGCTGATCCTTTCCAGCATCTACCATGTCGACGCGCCGACGGGAAACATCCCGCTGGACAGCGTCGATCTGCTGCGCGCCGATCCATCGGTCCGGCAAGTCATTCCCCTGGCGCTCGGCGACAATTTTCGCGGCTATCGCATTGTCGGCACCGAGCCAGCCTATGCGGATCACTTTGGGGCGAAGCTGGCGGAAGGGCGGGTGTTCGCCGGTCCACACGAGGTGGTCATCGGGGCCGGCGTCGCCGAGGCGCTGGGCATGAAGCTCGGCCAGCGCTTCGTCGGCTCGCACGGGCTGGAGGCTGACGAAGGCGCCGGCGAGCATGAGCATTCGCCTTTCACCGCGGTCGGCATTCTGGCGCCAACGGGCAGCGTCGTCGACCGCCTCATCCTGACCTCGGTCCAGAGCGTCTGGGACGTTCACGGCATCGCGCATCATCATGAAGCGGAAGAGCATCATGATGATGAAGCCGGGGAGCACCATGACCATGAGGCCGAGGCGCATCACGAGCATGAGCCCAATCTCACCGGCCGCGAGGACCTGAAACCCGAGGTGACCGCGCTGCTCGTCTCCTACAAGTCGGCCTTCGGTGCCGTGCGCCTTCCGATCATGATCAACCGCCAGACCAACATGCAGGCCGCCGTTCCGGCGATCGAGACCGCTCGCCTGCTTTCCCTGCTGGGCGTTGGCATCGATGGCGCGCGCGCATTCGCCTGGCTACTCGCCGCGACCGGCGGCCTGTCGATCTTCGTGGCCCTGCTGGCCGCTGCCACTGCGCGGGAAGGTGATCTCGCCCTGCTCAGGATCATGGGCGCCAGCCCCTGGCAAGTCTTCGGCACGATCCTGGCTGAGGGCCTGATCATCGCTATGGCCGGCGCAGGGGCGGGCGTCGTGCTGGGCCATGCCGCGCTGGCGCTCGCGACACGCATGTTCGCACAGCTGGGCGACTTCGGCTTTGATCCCTTCGCGCTTCCGCCGGGCGAAGGCAGCATCGTCCTCGCCGTTCTCGCCATCGGCCTTGTTGCCGCGCTCATTCCGGGCCTGCGCGTGTTCCGCACCGATCTGGTGCGCACGCTCGCCCGGACAAGCTAG
- a CDS encoding DUF3299 domain-containing protein: MRPACLAALAAITLLAAPLSGAMQETGRVPDPKVKDIWQPAKTPAGGIAWSMLETTKLNDRTDPKTNIIYTKPIFPPAIKALAGKPIKVAGWMMPLDNAARQKHWVLLGYPPGCPFHMHALPNQFIEVMAAEPFPVNESKVHVITGTLQLVGQDESGIFYRLVNARPA, translated from the coding sequence ATGCGCCCCGCCTGCCTCGCAGCCCTTGCCGCCATCACCCTCCTTGCCGCTCCGCTTTCCGGCGCGATGCAGGAGACCGGCCGCGTCCCCGATCCCAAGGTCAAGGATATCTGGCAGCCCGCCAAGACGCCGGCGGGCGGGATCGCCTGGTCCATGCTGGAGACGACCAAGCTCAACGACCGGACCGACCCCAAAACCAACATCATCTACACCAAGCCGATTTTCCCGCCCGCGATCAAGGCGCTGGCGGGCAAGCCGATCAAGGTCGCCGGCTGGATGATGCCGCTCGACAATGCGGCGCGGCAGAAGCACTGGGTGCTCTTGGGCTATCCGCCCGGATGCCCCTTCCACATGCATGCGCTGCCAAACCAGTTCATCGAAGTGATGGCTGCTGAACCCTTTCCGGTCAACGAGAGCAAGGTCCATGTGATCACCGGCACGCTTCAGCTGGTCGGTCAGGACGAAAGCGGCATCTTCTATCGCCTCGTCAACGCACGGCCTGCGTAA
- a CDS encoding dicarboxylate/amino acid:cation symporter gives MAPRLTRYIIMGMVLGVAAGTGAHFALGENAELSGRVAGYLHLPADVFLHLIKMIIAPLVFSTLVAGIAHMGDSAALGRIGGRAIGWFLVASLISIGLGLVMVNLLAPGEGLNLTRTAAEAGAAGGAAGIETGGLNLRDFILHIFPTSMVQAMADNQILQIVVFSLFVGVALTAIGEKGKPIVTLVESLVELMLQVTGYVMRVSPIAVFGALAASITREGPGVLLTYGELVGEFYIALFLLWGLLILAGAFFLGRRILTLLRYVREPVLLAFSTASSEAAYPKMLEQLDRFGVPRRIYSFVLPLGYSFNLDGSMMYASFATIFIAQAYGIDLPILTQITILLVLMVTSKGIAAVPRASLVVVAATLGQFNLPVEGIAFILAVDHFMDMGRTATNVLGNAIATSVVTKWEGMLEVEEPEYVAHPKAPAHTAADGRAGLELADDMVTTSDSHKGA, from the coding sequence ATGGCACCGCGCCTTACGCGTTATATCATCATGGGCATGGTGCTCGGCGTGGCGGCCGGGACGGGGGCGCATTTTGCGCTTGGGGAGAATGCGGAGCTGTCGGGTCGGGTAGCGGGCTATCTTCATCTGCCGGCGGATGTGTTCCTGCATCTCATCAAGATGATCATTGCGCCGCTGGTGTTCTCGACGCTGGTGGCGGGGATCGCGCATATGGGCGACAGCGCGGCACTGGGGCGGATCGGGGGACGGGCGATCGGCTGGTTCCTGGTCGCCAGCCTGATCTCGATCGGCCTGGGCCTTGTGATGGTGAACCTGCTGGCGCCGGGGGAGGGGCTCAACCTCACGCGCACGGCGGCGGAGGCAGGCGCGGCCGGCGGCGCGGCGGGCATCGAGACCGGCGGGCTCAACCTGCGCGATTTCATCCTGCACATCTTCCCCACGTCGATGGTGCAGGCCATGGCGGACAACCAGATCCTCCAGATCGTGGTCTTCTCGCTGTTCGTCGGGGTGGCGCTCACCGCGATCGGGGAGAAGGGCAAGCCGATCGTCACGCTGGTGGAATCGCTGGTCGAGCTGATGCTGCAGGTGACCGGCTATGTGATGCGGGTCTCGCCGATCGCGGTGTTCGGTGCGCTGGCCGCCTCGATCACGCGGGAAGGGCCCGGCGTGCTGCTGACCTATGGCGAGCTGGTCGGCGAGTTCTACATCGCGCTGTTCCTCCTGTGGGGACTGCTGATCCTGGCCGGCGCGTTCTTCCTGGGGCGGCGCATCCTCACGCTGCTGCGCTATGTACGCGAGCCGGTGCTGCTGGCCTTCTCCACCGCGTCCTCGGAAGCGGCCTATCCCAAGATGCTGGAGCAGCTCGACCGGTTCGGCGTGCCGCGCCGCATCTACAGCTTCGTGCTGCCGCTGGGCTACAGCTTCAATCTCGACGGCTCGATGATGTATGCGAGCTTTGCGACGATCTTCATCGCGCAGGCCTATGGCATCGATCTCCCCATCCTCACGCAGATCACCATCCTGCTGGTGCTGATGGTGACGAGCAAGGGGATCGCCGCGGTGCCGCGGGCGAGCCTGGTGGTGGTCGCCGCGACACTGGGGCAGTTCAACCTGCCGGTCGAAGGCATCGCGTTCATCCTCGCGGTCGATCACTTCATGGACATGGGCCGCACCGCGACCAATGTGCTGGGCAATGCCATCGCGACATCGGTGGTGACGAAATGGGAAGGCATGCTCGAGGTGGAGGAGCCCGAGTACGTCGCCCACCCCAAAGCCCCCGCCCACACCGCTGCCGATGGCCGCGCCGGCCTCGAACTCGCCGACGACATGGTCACCACAAGCGACAGCCACAAAGGCGCTTAG
- a CDS encoding LysR substrate-binding domain-containing protein → MSLRHIEVFHAVYSNGSVSGAARSLNVSQPSVTKVLKHAEMLLGFPLFERAKGGLVPTEDAHTLFADVAEIQDRVYALRQASKNLRQGRTGMLRISALPSLSLNVLPATAARFLATHQGVGFDLQTVHHEDMVRKLYERETDVVIGYEVPPDAPVSHRWLGEAELVVLFRDEDMPDPPARIAFEELKGRPFISPIRSGPVGRLLLGELQRLDVHLDEVVSARTFYIASALVQAGVGMAIVDNFTAHAALAPGLSYRPLQPSLVFDVHAIHLQNRPPSGLATAFLKLMGDAIESL, encoded by the coding sequence ATCAGTTTGCGCCATATCGAGGTTTTCCACGCCGTTTACAGCAACGGCTCGGTCAGCGGCGCTGCGCGTTCGCTCAACGTTTCGCAGCCGTCGGTCACCAAGGTGCTCAAACATGCCGAGATGCTGCTCGGCTTCCCGCTGTTCGAACGGGCGAAGGGCGGGCTCGTCCCGACCGAGGACGCGCACACGCTCTTCGCCGACGTCGCGGAGATCCAGGATCGCGTCTATGCCTTGCGTCAGGCGAGCAAGAATCTGCGACAGGGCCGGACAGGGATGCTGCGCATCTCGGCGCTGCCCTCGCTCAGCCTCAATGTGCTGCCCGCGACAGCCGCGCGGTTCCTCGCCACGCATCAGGGCGTGGGGTTCGACCTGCAAACGGTCCACCATGAGGATATGGTGCGCAAGCTCTACGAGCGCGAGACCGATGTCGTGATCGGGTATGAAGTGCCGCCAGACGCGCCGGTTTCCCATCGCTGGCTGGGCGAGGCGGAGCTGGTCGTCCTGTTCCGTGACGAGGACATGCCGGACCCACCCGCGCGCATCGCTTTCGAGGAGCTCAAGGGGCGACCTTTCATCAGCCCGATCCGCAGCGGACCTGTGGGACGACTTCTCCTGGGGGAGCTTCAGCGCCTCGACGTGCATCTCGACGAAGTCGTCTCGGCGCGCACCTTCTACATCGCCTCGGCGCTGGTCCAGGCGGGCGTCGGCATGGCGATCGTCGATAATTTCACGGCGCATGCAGCGCTTGCGCCGGGCCTGAGCTATCGCCCGCTGCAGCCTTCGCTGGTGTTCGACGTCCATGCGATTCATCTGCAGAATAGGCCGCCATCCGGGCTTGCGACTGCCTTTCTGAAACTCATGGGAGACGCCATCGAGAGCCTATAG
- the dgcN gene encoding N-acetyltransferase DgcN, translating to MIPHPYFLYLGHSVDEIGIKTSRGLAVFRGEDCVGEFRHDDCPLTLGLKRMSFEEAVAAGARTLVLGIANAGGRLGRDLVDDAEAALAAGLNVASGLHQRLRDEPRLVAAAAKYGKTLYDVRDPADDLEVGNGKARAGLRLLTVGTDCSVGKMYTTLQLARALQARKIAADFRATGQTGILIAGSGVPLDAVIADFISGAIEQVSPARTDGGWDLIEGQGSLFHPSFAGVSTGLLHGAQPDALVLCHEPGRPHMRGLPHYQLPDLAECLEANLRVARLTNPNVIPVGIAFNTSKMDPQAARALCAETAAAFDLPCVDPVAMGVEPIIDRILACFAPSTSATTASR from the coding sequence ATGATCCCACATCCCTATTTCCTGTATCTCGGCCATTCTGTCGATGAAATCGGGATCAAGACCTCTCGTGGTCTCGCCGTGTTCCGGGGCGAGGACTGTGTCGGCGAGTTTCGCCATGACGATTGCCCGCTCACCCTGGGCCTGAAGCGCATGAGCTTCGAGGAAGCGGTGGCGGCCGGCGCCCGGACCCTGGTGCTTGGCATTGCCAATGCCGGCGGGCGGCTGGGCAGGGATCTGGTCGACGATGCCGAGGCGGCGCTCGCTGCGGGCCTCAACGTCGCGTCCGGCCTGCACCAGCGGTTGCGCGACGAGCCGCGCTTGGTCGCCGCGGCCGCGAAATATGGCAAGACCCTCTATGATGTGCGCGATCCGGCGGATGACCTGGAGGTCGGCAACGGCAAGGCGCGCGCCGGCTTGCGTCTGCTCACGGTCGGTACCGATTGCTCGGTCGGCAAGATGTACACCACGCTCCAGCTCGCGCGTGCCCTGCAGGCGCGCAAGATTGCGGCGGACTTCCGCGCCACCGGGCAGACGGGAATTCTCATCGCCGGGAGCGGCGTGCCGCTGGATGCCGTGATCGCGGATTTCATCTCGGGCGCGATCGAGCAGGTGTCTCCTGCCCGCACCGATGGCGGCTGGGATCTGATTGAGGGGCAGGGGTCGCTCTTCCACCCCTCCTTCGCCGGCGTATCCACCGGTCTGCTTCATGGTGCGCAGCCCGATGCGCTGGTGCTGTGCCACGAGCCGGGCCGTCCGCACATGCGCGGCCTGCCGCACTATCAGCTCCCTGATCTGGCCGAATGCCTCGAGGCCAATCTGCGTGTTGCGCGCCTGACCAATCCGAACGTGATTCCGGTGGGCATCGCCTTCAACACGTCCAAGATGGACCCGCAGGCCGCCCGGGCGCTGTGCGCCGAGACGGCCGCCGCTTTCGATCTCCCCTGTGTCGACCCCGTTGCGATGGGTGTCGAGCCAATCATTGACCGGATTCTCGCATGCTTCGCACCCTCGACGTCCGCAACGACAGCTTCCCGCTGA
- the dgcA gene encoding N-acetyl-D-Glu racemase DgcA yields MLRTLDVRNDSFPLIAPFRISRGVKSAAEVVTVSLTLGDHVGRGEAVPYPRYGESIEGTIDAIEAVRAALEAGANREEIGRLMSPGAARNAVDCALWDLEARLADKSVPELLGRPALTPVPTALTVGLDTPDAMAAAAAKLAYVPLIKVKVDRNDPAAQIRAVRAAAPRPRIIVDPNESWTMAEVRDLQSLLAEARVDLLEQPLPSEEDGELAGFRSVVPIAADESAHVAGDVAVLREKYQVVNIKLDKTGGLTAALDLAASVQAHGMGLMVGCMVSSSLSIAPALVVAARAAFIDLDGPVWLKHDREGGVSCTDGVMSPPRPGFWGNP; encoded by the coding sequence ATGCTTCGCACCCTCGACGTCCGCAACGACAGCTTCCCGCTGATCGCACCCTTCCGTATCTCGCGCGGCGTGAAGAGCGCCGCCGAGGTCGTCACGGTCTCCCTGACGCTCGGTGACCATGTCGGGCGGGGAGAGGCGGTGCCTTATCCCCGCTACGGTGAATCGATCGAGGGTACGATCGACGCCATAGAGGCCGTGCGTGCCGCGCTCGAAGCGGGCGCGAACCGTGAGGAGATCGGGCGCCTCATGTCTCCCGGCGCCGCGCGCAATGCCGTGGACTGTGCGCTGTGGGATCTGGAGGCGCGGCTCGCCGACAAAAGCGTTCCGGAGCTGCTCGGGCGTCCGGCTCTCACGCCCGTGCCGACGGCGCTCACGGTGGGTCTCGACACGCCGGACGCCATGGCGGCGGCGGCGGCGAAGCTCGCTTATGTTCCCCTCATCAAGGTGAAGGTCGACCGGAACGACCCCGCCGCGCAGATCCGCGCGGTCCGTGCCGCTGCGCCGCGTCCGCGGATCATCGTCGATCCGAACGAGAGCTGGACGATGGCCGAGGTGCGCGATCTCCAGTCGCTTCTGGCCGAAGCGCGGGTGGATCTGCTGGAGCAGCCGCTGCCGTCCGAGGAGGATGGCGAACTGGCCGGGTTCCGATCGGTGGTGCCGATCGCAGCGGATGAATCCGCGCATGTCGCTGGCGACGTTGCGGTGCTTCGCGAGAAATATCAGGTCGTCAACATCAAGCTCGACAAGACGGGCGGATTGACGGCTGCACTGGACCTGGCGGCTTCCGTGCAGGCGCATGGCATGGGGCTGATGGTCGGGTGCATGGTGAGCTCCTCGCTCTCGATCGCGCCCGCTCTGGTGGTTGCGGCACGGGCGGCCTTCATCGATCTCGATGGGCCGGTCTGGCTCAAACATGATCGCGAAGGCGGGGTTTCGTGTACGGATGGCGTCATGTCCCCGCCGCGACCGGGCTTCTGGGGCAATCCATAG